A genome region from Bacteroidales bacterium includes the following:
- a CDS encoding type IIA DNA topoisomerase subunit B — METQGSYNEDSVRSLAWNEHIRQRPGMYIGKLGDGSSHDDGIYVLLKEITDNAIDEYVMGHGRTIEVVIKDQSVSVRDYGRGIPLGKLIECVGQMNTGAKYDSKVFKKAVGLNGVGSKAVNALSSHFTAQSIRDGRTNIVNFAKGDLVKETGEEPCELRNGTLITFTPDESLFVNYHFIPEYIEQMLWNYCYLNNGLVIYFNGQRFQAKNGLLDMLEKVNNGNPKLYPLIHIKEDDFECAFTHSSRQSGEEYYSFVNGQHTTQGGTHLAAFREAFVKTVREFYGKDFEPGDIRSSLVAAVSVRVSEPVFESQTKTKLGSSHMEPGGVTVNKFITDILKKRLDNFLHMNSDVAESLYRKILQNEKERKELASIKKLAKESVKKVSLHNKKLRDCRVHYNSNDERKLETTLFITEGDSASGSITKSRDVNTQAVFSLKGKPLNCFGMNKKVVYENEEFNLLQAALNIEDDIENLRYNYIVIATDADVDGMHIRLLLLTFFLQFFPDLVKTGHVFILQTPLFRVRNKKKTTYCYNDEERVNAINELGPNPEITRFKGLGEISPGEFSHFIGPSMRLDPVILKHSGDIDSMLSYYMGKNTPERQRFIIENLRLEDDVLPETKPKEVVVAL, encoded by the coding sequence ATGGAAACACAAGGCAGTTATAACGAAGACAGTGTCAGGTCATTAGCCTGGAATGAGCATATCCGTCAACGTCCGGGTATGTACATTGGTAAATTGGGAGATGGATCTTCTCATGATGACGGTATTTATGTTCTCCTGAAAGAAATCACGGATAACGCTATTGATGAGTATGTAATGGGCCATGGCCGCACGATTGAGGTGGTGATTAAAGATCAGTCGGTGAGTGTACGTGATTATGGCAGGGGGATTCCACTTGGAAAGCTCATAGAGTGCGTAGGCCAGATGAATACCGGTGCAAAATACGATTCTAAGGTTTTTAAGAAAGCTGTGGGATTAAATGGTGTCGGTTCTAAGGCAGTTAATGCATTATCCAGCCATTTTACAGCTCAGTCGATCCGTGACGGGCGAACAAATATTGTAAATTTTGCCAAGGGTGACCTGGTGAAAGAGACTGGGGAAGAACCATGTGAACTCCGGAATGGTACATTGATTACCTTCACACCCGATGAAAGCCTGTTTGTAAATTACCATTTCATCCCCGAGTATATAGAGCAGATGCTCTGGAATTATTGTTACCTCAATAACGGCCTGGTTATATATTTCAACGGGCAGCGTTTCCAGGCTAAGAATGGTTTGCTGGATATGCTCGAGAAGGTGAATAATGGCAATCCTAAACTCTACCCGCTTATTCATATTAAGGAAGATGATTTCGAATGCGCATTTACACATAGTTCGCGGCAATCAGGTGAAGAATATTATTCATTTGTCAATGGCCAGCACACTACCCAGGGTGGAACTCATCTTGCCGCCTTCCGTGAAGCATTTGTAAAAACAGTCAGAGAATTTTACGGGAAAGATTTCGAACCGGGTGATATCCGGTCATCATTGGTTGCTGCAGTCAGTGTCAGGGTTTCAGAACCGGTGTTTGAATCCCAGACCAAAACAAAACTTGGTTCATCTCACATGGAACCCGGTGGCGTTACCGTGAATAAATTTATTACAGATATCCTTAAGAAACGCCTTGATAACTTCCTCCACATGAATAGCGATGTGGCTGAATCTTTATACAGGAAAATCCTGCAGAATGAAAAAGAGCGTAAAGAGTTAGCCAGCATAAAAAAGTTAGCGAAGGAAAGTGTTAAGAAAGTCAGTCTTCATAATAAAAAACTCAGGGACTGCAGGGTTCATTATAATTCAAATGATGAACGTAAACTTGAAACTACCTTATTTATCACTGAAGGTGATTCAGCCAGCGGAAGTATTACAAAAAGCCGTGATGTGAATACCCAGGCTGTATTTTCACTAAAAGGTAAGCCATTGAACTGCTTTGGAATGAATAAAAAGGTGGTCTATGAAAATGAAGAATTTAATCTCCTGCAGGCTGCATTGAATATTGAAGACGATATTGAAAACCTGAGATATAATTATATAGTTATTGCTACCGATGCCGATGTTGATGGAATGCATATCAGGTTATTATTGCTGACATTTTTCCTGCAATTTTTCCCTGATCTGGTTAAGACAGGACATGTCTTTATCCTTCAAACTCCATTATTTCGTGTAAGGAATAAGAAAAAGACGACCTATTGCTATAATGATGAAGAGCGGGTGAATGCCATCAATGAATTAGGCCCCAACCCAGAGATCACCCGATTTAAAGGTCTGGGCGAAATTTCTCCCGGTGAATTCAGCCATTTTATCGGGCC
- a CDS encoding SPOR domain-containing protein translates to MRIIICFLGIILFFHLNGHSQDVPVKTVNDPGDNFCVSQEEMILFNLVNDLRKQSKLSVIPLSGSLSLVSRIHIENLLTWKPQESGCNLNSWTEGPGWSSCCSNKDPQGIRCMNSKPSEITDYTGKGYELVYWEEESASAIEAFELWKQVQASREMILNKGKWQSKEWKAMGVGVKNGYAVLWMGDKNDKPSNILICGTDSLVQHLATKTQDLKVDDGKVIKKENNAAKALEITTDADNKESHHYFIVVASHKTEEPARQEVSDLKIKGYNDAMVVKSADRFRVSLGSYPTESKAKTRIKELKPSFPDCWLLKL, encoded by the coding sequence ATGCGTATAATCATTTGTTTTCTGGGCATCATCCTGTTTTTTCATTTAAACGGTCATTCACAGGATGTACCTGTTAAAACAGTCAATGACCCCGGAGATAATTTCTGTGTGTCGCAGGAAGAAATGATTCTCTTCAATCTAGTGAATGACTTGAGAAAACAAAGTAAGCTTTCAGTTATTCCTTTATCGGGTTCACTAAGCCTGGTTTCGCGCATTCACATTGAAAACCTGCTGACCTGGAAACCCCAGGAAAGTGGATGCAACCTGAATAGCTGGACAGAAGGTCCGGGATGGTCTTCCTGCTGTTCCAACAAGGATCCGCAAGGGATCCGGTGTATGAACAGCAAACCCTCTGAAATTACTGATTATACGGGTAAAGGATATGAACTGGTTTACTGGGAGGAGGAATCTGCTTCTGCGATTGAAGCTTTTGAGCTCTGGAAACAGGTCCAGGCTTCAAGGGAAATGATTCTTAATAAAGGCAAATGGCAATCCAAAGAATGGAAAGCCATGGGTGTCGGGGTAAAGAATGGGTATGCAGTTCTGTGGATGGGCGATAAAAATGACAAACCCTCCAATATCCTTATTTGTGGAACAGATTCTTTAGTTCAGCATTTGGCCACTAAAACCCAGGATCTAAAAGTTGACGATGGTAAAGTCATTAAGAAGGAAAATAATGCAGCAAAAGCATTGGAAATCACAACTGATGCTGATAATAAAGAATCACATCATTATTTTATTGTGGTTGCAAGTCATAAAACTGAAGAACCAGCCAGACAGGAAGTCAGTGATTTAAAAATCAAGGGTTACAATGATGCAATGGTTGTTAAGTCAGCCGATCGGTTCAGGGTTTCACTTGGCTCATATCCTACCGAATCAAAGGCCAAAACAAGGATAAAAGAACTAAAGCCCTCATTTCCTGATTGCTGGCTTTTAAAATTATAA